CGCGAAGTCCTGGGCGAACGGCGACGACCTCGAGGCGCGTTCGGAGATGCTCGTCGCTCAGCTCCAGGCCGGACAGGCGTTCACGAACTCCTCCGTCGCGCTCGTCCACGGGATGGCCCGTCCGCTCGGCGCACAGCTCCACCTCCCACACGGCCTCGCGAACGCGATCCTCCTGCCGTACGTCATGGAGTTCTCGGCGATGGCCGCACCGGAGAAGTACGCGGAGATCGCCCGGATCTTCGAGATCGCGGGCGAGGAGACGCCCGACAGGGTCGCGGCGGACCTCGCGAGCGAGGCGGTGCTCGACCTCTGTGCGGACGTCTCGCTCACCTCGTATCTCGACGAGTTTGGCGAGATACCGACGCGCGAGGGGTACCTGGAGGTCGTCCCGAAGATGGCACAGGACGCCCTCGACTCCGGCTCGCCCGAGAACAACCCGCGAAAGCCGACGAAGGCGGAGATCGAGGCGCTGTTCACCGTCGTCTACGACGACGCGCTCGATCCGGAGGGGCCCCGTCGGTCGTAGGTCGGAGCGGTCGTGCGGGGTCGAACCGAGCCGTCTATACGGCGTCGTCCGTCGGACAGTGTGGACAGGGGTCGATACGGAGGAGCTTCCCGCAGCCCTCGCAGTACCACTTCGGATACTGGCGGTCGGGGTGGTTCGACGCTGCCATGGTACGACGATGCACGGCCGAGTTATAAACGACCGCCTTCCGGCGAAAGTGGTCCGGTCGGTCGGAGAGCGAGCGAACTGCTCCGATAGAGTTATCCGAGCGCACGAGAGCCACGACGGATGGGCCGTCTCGAGTTCGACGTCGAAGGAACCGTGTTCCGTGGCGAGTTGCTCCCCGAGGAAGCGCCCGAGTCGGTCGCCGCCCTCCTCGACGTCTTACCTCACGAATCGACGCTCAAACACGTCCGGTGGAGCGGCCACGCGACCTGGGTGAACATCGACGAGGTCGACCTCCCCGAGATCCCGCGCGAGAACCACACCGTCTACCCCTCCCGGGGTGACGTGTTGCTCTATCCGGGATACAGGAACGAACAGGAGATCCTGCTGGCCTGCGGGCCGACCTGTTTCAAGAGCCCCGCGGGCGAACTCGCGGGCAACCACGTCGCGACGCTTTCGGCAACCCGCGATGAACTCAGAGCCCTCGAAGAGAGCACGCTCGAGGAGGGCGCGAAGTCGATCACGATCCGCGAGGCGTAGCGAAGCCGGCAATCGCATCGGAGAACCGTCACGGCCTTGGGACCTGTCCTCGTAGACCGGACGAGCCTTCTCCATGACGGCAACGGTGGGGTGGCGGTATCGTCAGACCGTCCTCGCGCTCTGTACGCTCGCGCTCTTCGCGACGATGGTCGCACGGCTGGCGATCAGTCCGCTCGTTCCCGCGATCACCGCGGAGTTCGGCGTCTCGAACGCCATCGTCGGCCTCGCGCTCACAGGGATGTGGCTGACCTACGGCCTCGCACAGTACCCGAGCGGCGTGCTCGCCGACCGCTACGGCGAACGGCCGGTGATCCTCGTCGCCGTCTTCGGAACCGCGCTCGGAAGCCTCCTGATCGCGCTCGCCCCGGGGTTCGTCCTCTTCGCGCTCGCGACGGTCGTCCTCGGCGCGCTCGCGGGGCTTCACTTCAGCGTCGCGACCACCCTGCTCACCCGGACCTACGACGAGGTCGGGACGGCGATCGGACTGCACACCCTCGGCGGCACCGGCGGTGGCCTGCTCGCGCCGATCCTCGCGGCCTGGATCGGCGCGCGCTACGGCTGGCGACTCGGGGTCGCCATCGGCGTCGTCGTCGCGGTCCCCGTCTTCGTCCTCTTCGCGTGGAAGATACGCCCCACCGAGCCACGACGACCCGGCCTCCGGGTCCGAGAACAGTTCGGGCTCGACCCGCTCAAACGAACGCTCTCGCGGCCCCAGATCGCCTTCACCGTCCTCCTCGCCGTGATCATCACCTTCGTCTGGCAGGGCCTGGCCTCGTTCCTCCCCACGTTCCTGATCGACCACCACGACCAGTCGGGCACGCTCGCTGCGACCGTCTTCTCGGTCTTCTTCGTCGTCCAGGGCGTCGCGCAGGTCGGCGTCGGCTCCGTCTCGGACACCTACGGCCGCGATCCAGTGACGCTCGTCTGTCTCGGCCTCGCGGCCGCCGGCCTCCTCGGCCTCGTCGCCGCACCCAGCCTGGGTTGGGTGCTCGTCGCCGTCGTCCTCGTCGGCGTCGGCCTCAGCGCCTTCTCCGCGGTGATGGCCCGGTTCATGGACTGCTTCTCGAGCGAGGAGCGCGGCGCCGGCTTCGGACTCACCCAGGGGGTGAACATGGTGATATCCTCGTCGGGATCGGTCGTCGTCGGTGCGGTCGCCGACCTCGCGGGCTGGTCGGCCTCGTTCGGGGTTCTCACCGCGTTGCTCTCGCTCGCGTTCTGCGCGCTCGCCGCGAACGGGCTGCTGGGACTCGGCTACTGACGTCCCGAACGCCACCGGAGGCCGTCACCGATCGCCGAGGAGCGCGCTCCCGACGACGACGAGCAACAGGAGGCAGACGAGGATCATCCCCCCCTGGGAGACCGCGGCGACCGTCGAGTCGACCGTCCCCCCGGTGAGGAGCGCGAGCACGTCCGGGAGACCGCGAGCGGAGCCGGCGATGCCGACGAGCGCGAGGGCTGCGATCCCGTAGCTCGCGAGTCGCGGCCTGTCCCGACGCCGTCCAGCGACCGCGAGAAGCGCGATCAGGAGACCGAAGAACGCCGGGATGAGGGCCGTGACGCTCGCGAACCCGGAGAGGGTGTAGGAGCCGATACCCAGCACGACGAGGACGCCACCGGCGACGAGGCCGGCGGTCGGGACCGTGGTGGTCGTCTCTGCCATGGCCGACTCTCCGTTCGCGGGTCGCCTGTAGCTTACGGAGACCCGGGAGAGACGGACCAGCACACTCATTACGATCAGGGCACCAGATACCGAAAACAGGGCCAACCATGGAACTCTCAGACGACCTGCTGTGTCTGTTCAGCGCGCCGGTCGAGGAGCGAGCGGGATCGTACGTGATCGAGCTGCCCGAGCGGGAGGTCACGCTCGGGGAGACCGACGCGGACTCGGTGTACCGGGTCGCGGTCCTCGCGCGAGAGGCCGACGTGGCCGACGGGGAGCGAGCGAGCGATCCCGACCGCCGAGAGGCGTCGGCGTCGCACGAGGGACCGACGCCGCCCGTCACCGAGGGCGACGAGCGGGTCGTCGACATCGAGGGGATCGGCGAGCAGGGCGACGGCATCGCGCGCGTCGAGCGGGGATACGTCCTCATCGTGCCCGACACCGAGAAGGGCGAGCGCGTCACCGTCCGGGTCACCACCGTCCGGGAGAACGTCGCGTTCGCCGAGGTCACCGAGCGCGAAGAGTACTACGAGTGAGCCGAACGGGGCGCGAGAGGACAGGTTCAAGCGGGGGGCGTGCGAACCGGTGACGATGAGAACGACAGAGGACCGCGAAGACGGGGACGCGAGACAGATCACGCTCTACCGGCTCCACGGCTGTCCGTACTGCGAACGGGTCGTCAGGCGGCTCGAACGGTACGGACTGGCCTACCGTTCCGTGTTCGTACCGGGCGAACACAGCCGCCGGAACGCCGTCGCCCGCGTCGCCGGGACGCGGTCGGTACCGCTGCTGGTCGACGAGGGGACGGGGGTGACGATGCCCGAGAGCGGCCGTATCGTCGAGTACCTCGATCGGAGCTACGGCGACGAGGAGGTAGAGGAGGGCGACTCGACGTTCCCGTTCGAGGTGGTCCCGTTCCCTCCCTCGAAGCACCCCCAGGAGGGGGAGACGGCGCCCGAGTTCACCCGACCGCTCGTCACGACGGAGGGCTGGGAGGACCGCTCACTCTCGGAGCTCGTCGCCGAGTCGGGCTCGGTCCTCCTCTTCTTCACGCCGCTCGACTGGGGTGGGAAGTCGCTGTACTGGTGGCGGGAGGTCGGACGCCGGGGGTGGGGCGGCGACGACCTGGCGGTGGTCGGGGTCGCGATCGGCCAGCCGTTCGATCACCAGCGGTTCGTCGAGTCCCGCGAGCGGCCGTATCCCCTCTTCTCCGACCCCGCCAACGGCGTCGCCGAGGCGTACGACGTCGTCCACGACCTCGACGGCATGACCGGCGTCTCCGAGCCACGGCCCGCCGTCTTCGTCGTCGGCGAGGACCGCGAGGTCGAGTACGCCTGGGTGGCCGGCGAGTGGCCGGAGGTGCCGCCGTTCGACGAGATAGCGACGGCGATCGAGTCCTGACCGTTCGTACGGACTGCTGTCCCTGGTTACCGCGCAGACCGAGAGGGGGTGCCGGTCCGAGCGGTACGGCCGGACAGCAGTCCGTATCAGTCCGAGGGGAGTTCGGGTAGCATCTCTTCGACGTCGATCTCCTTCGTCCGGTACTCGAGGACGAGCCGGAGGACGACCCAGTAGCCGACGAGGGTGAAGACCACCGCGAGGATGAGGTTTCCGAGCAGCAGTCGGTGGACGATCTCGGGGCCCGCCGAGAGCGAGAGTTCGATCTCGGTCGGAGCGATGCCGGGGACGGGGCCCAGAAGCAGCGTCCCGAGCCAGAAGCTCGCCGCGTAGACACCCCACTTCACGACGGGGTTGAGGACGATGACCGAGGCGAGCAGCGCGGCCTTGTTCACGCGGTCGACGAGAAGGAGGACGGCGGCGAAGACGACGAAACCGGTCCCGAGCGTCGGGAGCGCCGTGATGAATACGCCGAGGGCGAAGCTCCCGGCGACCGCGTGCGGGGACGAGCGCTCGTCGAAGGCGGCTTCGAGTTCGCGGCGGACCTCGGCCCGATACCTCACGAGGCGCTCTCGGACCATCTACCGACAGGTAGCGGCCGAGACGTATAAACTTCCCAGCCGCGGATCTGTCGCCGGG
This region of Halalkalicoccus sp. CGA53 genomic DNA includes:
- a CDS encoding DUF3830 family protein — encoded protein: MGRLEFDVEGTVFRGELLPEEAPESVAALLDVLPHESTLKHVRWSGHATWVNIDEVDLPEIPRENHTVYPSRGDVLLYPGYRNEQEILLACGPTCFKSPAGELAGNHVATLSATRDELRALEESTLEEGAKSITIREA
- a CDS encoding MFS transporter; the protein is MTATVGWRYRQTVLALCTLALFATMVARLAISPLVPAITAEFGVSNAIVGLALTGMWLTYGLAQYPSGVLADRYGERPVILVAVFGTALGSLLIALAPGFVLFALATVVLGALAGLHFSVATTLLTRTYDEVGTAIGLHTLGGTGGGLLAPILAAWIGARYGWRLGVAIGVVVAVPVFVLFAWKIRPTEPRRPGLRVREQFGLDPLKRTLSRPQIAFTVLLAVIITFVWQGLASFLPTFLIDHHDQSGTLAATVFSVFFVVQGVAQVGVGSVSDTYGRDPVTLVCLGLAAAGLLGLVAAPSLGWVLVAVVLVGVGLSAFSAVMARFMDCFSSEERGAGFGLTQGVNMVISSSGSVVVGAVADLAGWSASFGVLTALLSLAFCALAANGLLGLGY
- a CDS encoding TRAM domain-containing protein gives rise to the protein MELSDDLLCLFSAPVEERAGSYVIELPEREVTLGETDADSVYRVAVLAREADVADGERASDPDRREASASHEGPTPPVTEGDERVVDIEGIGEQGDGIARVERGYVLIVPDTEKGERVTVRVTTVRENVAFAEVTEREEYYE
- a CDS encoding redoxin domain-containing protein codes for the protein MRTTEDREDGDARQITLYRLHGCPYCERVVRRLERYGLAYRSVFVPGEHSRRNAVARVAGTRSVPLLVDEGTGVTMPESGRIVEYLDRSYGDEEVEEGDSTFPFEVVPFPPSKHPQEGETAPEFTRPLVTTEGWEDRSLSELVAESGSVLLFFTPLDWGGKSLYWWREVGRRGWGGDDLAVVGVAIGQPFDHQRFVESRERPYPLFSDPANGVAEAYDVVHDLDGMTGVSEPRPAVFVVGEDREVEYAWVAGEWPEVPPFDEIATAIES
- a CDS encoding DUF2062 domain-containing protein, producing the protein MVRERLVRYRAEVRRELEAAFDERSSPHAVAGSFALGVFITALPTLGTGFVVFAAVLLLVDRVNKAALLASVIVLNPVVKWGVYAASFWLGTLLLGPVPGIAPTEIELSLSAGPEIVHRLLLGNLILAVVFTLVGYWVVLRLVLEYRTKEIDVEEMLPELPSD